One Ranitomeya variabilis isolate aRanVar5 chromosome 4, aRanVar5.hap1, whole genome shotgun sequence genomic window, gaaaaatatgaaaaaactgatttttttttttgtatatttgttttggtattttgggggggtttttttgCTGCAATTTATTTTTAGTGAAAACAATAGTATTTGTATCATATTCTACGAAAAAATAGAAATAACCACCACAGTCGATCTATTTCGGGTGAGGGACCCTGACaattttacagtaaaaaaaaaacaaaaaaacccgaaAAATGTTAAAATAAAGTCTACACAACTATTTCTAAATGATCTACGATAATTAATAATATATTTGATAAAGGGGCACAAAGTTACTGGGATATGAAAAATAGGCTGTGTATTAATGAATAAGCACAACAAAGACATGGCTTTATTTCTGGGAAGTTCTCATTTAAATGTCCTTGAATACAACAGACTTGTATTAGATCAGACCCCAGTATGTATGTAGGAATTCTCAATTACTCCCCAGGGCAAAAACAAACATAAGAAAAATGATATTCCTAAATTTAAAGGAATTGATCACGATTGCAAACAATCACATCCTTTAAAgagaataatttttaaaaaatatgctttttttttttacctggtgtaaatcccgctgttctcccgaatccggcgatgtttttcttttgttcctgcgcctctccattcctgagatatggcccttccTTCCCTGAATATAAATCAATTCTTTCTGTCCATGTGGGCGTGGCGTTCAAGAAGACGCCCCCCGAAGAGTAAAGGATCACGTCTACTTGGCTAACGAGACTAGATTTACACACAGGGAAAAGGAGGCCATATCTCGGGAACGGTGAGtcgcaggaaaaaaagaaaaacagcgccggattcaggagaacaggggcatttacaccagataccataaatacattttatttttttaagtggcAGTTCACATAAAAGCAGCAATTAGGAGACTATTCCTTTATAAATTTAAAGCTACCCTTTTCATTCTTTTGCTTTTAACAAAAACTAGATTGGACTTGCGGCCCCCTCCTGATAAAAAGGAGCTTCCGCCCATTTACACACACATGAAAGCAAACTTGACCATTGAACATTACATGGTTACAGAGAACTGGTGACCGAAAATTAACCCCCATTTATTAATTACAGTCCTCATTATGGGGACACAAGAAAAATACCCCCTTCGCCCACCCCAAATATCATAATACctatacagattataaaaaaaaaataaaaaaaataaaatgaataatcTTTCTAAAATGATAATACATTAAGACTAGAATTACACACGGCTTCTACTGAGCGGAAATGTACAGGCACAAGATACAGAAACCCAAGCGCGAGAACAGGTTGGTAAAGGAGAGGGAGGTTTTATCACACAACTTTACAGAGAAGGGAAGAGCGGGAGGCTTATCGGCCTCTTCTCATCCACTCCGAGGGATTACAAAGGAATTCGGCAAAGTCTTTCCTTGGTTTGAAGCTTTTGGAACTGTATAAAACAAGATGCCCCAGAGATATAGAATAAGCCAGTACAAAATCAGGACAGCATTTTTttaacttactttttttttttaataatattatttaaaaataaaaaataaaataaaaaaaaaatcgttttAGAAAAGCGAGAAAAAGAACGAGGCACTGTGGAGGTCGCAACTGCTACATACGTGAAAGAAATAAGATGAATATGTACAATgagctaaaaaaacaaaataatggaCGAATGAATTACACAATACAATAATGAATGCCCACGTCATGCAGAGGGTACATTTCTGGCATGGTCATATTTTTGCTCAGTCAACACATTTTACAAGGGTGTGAAGTATAAATAGACCGCCATTGAATAGGACTATATACTTATACCTACGTGAGAAATGGACGGCATTCTCCCTATTCCCCGTGTAGGTAGAATTGTATCAGCGTATGCCCAATATTCTACTTTGGCTGCCCATCAAGAAACAGCAATAGcagagtgcaaaaaaaaaaaaaaaaaaaaattctggacatATTTTTATGATCCCGAGCGCCAAATCCTATGCATAGATGTAATTCATTGACAATACCGGCaacttgcagccaccactagggggagcacactgCATACTGTTTATTAATTTAACTCAATTATTAATGTGTATGcagtgagcgccctctgctggtagTTGCAGGCAGAATTTAAATTTTTACAtccaagttaaaaaaataaattaaaaaaaataaaataaaggttcTACCGGTGTAAATATTAAGAAATTAATCAGTATGTTAATAACAATGTGGTATTAAAAGACAATTTAATGCCTCCGTGAAAAATAGATTATGTTTGTAGTGAAAGTCATCAAAGTGGACAATATCATCAATGGCAAGTGGATGCTATGGTGGAAATAGAATCTTATCTGTTAGTGACCACTATGAGACTACATAGAGAAATGATTAGTGACAGCACCCCTACTGGTCATACCCAGGAACACTACATACCCCCATCGTTACATCTTCCCTATTCAGGAACCACGGCGCCATCTATAGCATACATTTAATCATTTAATTAGTCATCATAGACGTCGGGAAAACGCCTTTTTTCCTCCCATATATTAAAGTTTATACCAATTAATCATTTATTGGTGTGTTTATTAGTTCTGGATTGTTTGTGGGCTTTTTCTATTCTTCCCCCCCCATAATTACGCGTAAaacttgcattttttaaaattcagATGATTCGTTTACATGCCCATAAGCCCAATGATTTGGGCAGCAAACAGGACGCCCCGCTGGCATCTTAGTGCCGACTTGCTTAAAATGTGCAAACCCCCCTCCACCCTTTGTTCATATGCAGTTACGGGTCCACAGTACCTCGGTTCCTCTCGCAGTAACCCCTTATGCCTATAGCACAGGGGTTAGTTCTTAAAATgtcattttttatttcatttcaaTTTACAGGTAGATaagtttcaactttttttttccttttttttttttttaaactttttcttgaacttttattttaaaacaaaaacattttgttCCTCCACATCGGCCtgttatacacatatatatattttattctgtttttttttttctttttttactgtgAAGCCTGTGAGGTTGGGTTCTCCGATTTGCTTTCTTGGCTTGAAGGTGGTTTGCTGTTCCAGGGGCTGTTGGCGCCCAGTGCGGGGGAATTATTGAAGCTATCCTCGTCGTCAATTCCATTGGCAGCGTCAAACTGAGTGTTCTCCAGGCGGGTTATCAGTCGCTCATCTTCATCCCCGAATTCTCCTCCCATAAGGGTTGGTTCGCCCACCACCATTACATCCTGAAAGGGAAGAGTTCCAGAAACATAATCAAGGCAGAGGCGTGTCCCTTCCTTCCACTACTACGCGTGGTCAGAAGCGGCTTCTTGGAGGTCAGGGGAAAGCGGAGGCCTGCAAAAATGCATGTAACGTAAGGGATGTAGGATTAACGCCCTACAGTCATTACAAAGAAGCAATGCATTACCCATATCTACTCCCGGTACGGGACCCATCTCATGGATGCAAGTTATTATCCCCACCATACTCTAAACTTTACAGCTGATCGAAAAGATTGGCAAGACCTTGGGTCAAGCGGCCACGTTGTCGAACCAGAGCCCTGCGAACCTCCTCCTGCCAGGTAGGTGGGTGGTGGTTTGCGGAACTCCTGTCCGGCGGCCATAGACTATAGATGTGGTGGTTTGACCACGGTCCTACAAATCTTTTTAGGAACATCTAGTAGAGTTCAGCAAACAGGAGACCAAGACTATAATGAATGAAGACCAAAGAATTTAGGGCTGCCCTGTTATGATTGGGAGCATGGAGTTAAATCACAAAGCAAAATGGACATTGAtaccatagggaaaaagaaaaatgcaattttgtaaaaacttttgcacagtaccttAAAACTCATTTACAGTTGCTTCAAATCCAGTTTACCTAATGTAATGGGCATACTGGGAATATCGTCTTCCCAACTACTCTGTTGGGGGCATGTCTGACTACATTTGTTGACCGTATTCATTAGCAActggcaaaatagtgagtgcagctctggagtataatacaggatgcaagtcAGGATTAGTACAATACTAGGCAAATTGTATTTGAAATCTGAATATAGTGAGGTTTTCAAATCCACATATGGttggtcataaaaaaaaaaaaaaaaaaatctcagaaatgTGCATGTTAGGGCAGATATTGGGTCACGAACCACCGTGTGTACACAAGCATTCCTGGCAACTCAATGGAAGATAACTCATTTCACCCATCCCTGGTCTGGAAAGAAGTTCCCCATCAATGGTTATTTCACTTGTGACTCCTCAAATGAGAATTATCACATTCACTTGATAAAAATACCCATGCGGTACTGATTCCCCACCTCTTCCTCCTAGTTATTCCTCATTCTCAGCCTCCTGACACACGCTGGCGTACTTTGACACGCCGTTCACCTCTACGCTCGGACACACGatgggacaggtaactatgaccgcTACACTTATTGTGGTGGGTTCAGCTGCTTTATACTTCCATCATTTTATTTACCCCGGTGGTTTTCCATAATCTATAAATACGTCTCCACAGATCTCCCTTTTCCTACTGATGAGCACCTGACACGTAATcatgcttaggctatgtgcacacgttgcggattcggcttaggaatttctggtgcggattctgcctctcctggcagaaaacgcacctgcggttccgcagcgtttttttgtgcgtttttgctgcggttttcttgcggatttgctgcggtttttacccctgcggttttctagaatgtaatgggtacaaaaacgctgcagattcacaaaaaagaattgacatgctattttttttaaaaccgcagcgtttctgcaactgattttccgcaaagtgtgcacagctttttttttttcccactgatatacattgtactgtaaatcaattgcggatctgcaacgtttctgcacctcaaaaaacgctgcggatccgcagcaaatccacaacgtgtgcacatagtgtgcacatacccttagaccttTTTCTCCCTAATTGGTCTTGTGGTTTTCTTTACTCACGGATCTTTCAGATTTCTTATACCTTCATGATTCACCTTACTAGTGCGACATAGGCTCCTTTACCTGTGCTCGACCCGACTACTTGGAGTCTAACATTCCCGGCTCTCTCTCATGTTACAGGGAATATTCTAGCTATTTTGATAAAAATTGACCTGAATTATCTATGGACAGgaaactgagttacatcctgtattataccccagagctgcactcactattctgctggtgcagtcactgtgtacatacattactgatcctgagttacatcctgtattataccccagagctgcactcactattctgctggtgcagtcactgtgcacatacattacattactgatcctgagttaaatcctggattataccccagagctgcactcactattctgctggtgcagtcactgtgtacatacattacattactgatcctgagttacatcctgtattatactccagagctgcactcactattctgctggtgccgtcactgtgtacatacattacattactgatcctgagttacatcctgtattataccccagagctgcactcactattctgctggtgccgtcactgtgtacatacattacattactgatcctgagttacatcctgtattataccccagagctgcactcactattctgctggtgcagtcactgtgcacatacattacattactgatcctgagttaaatcctggattataccccagagctgcactcactattctgctggaaatAAATCAGTAagctgtatgcaaaaaaaaaaaaagggaatcacAGAGGGAGCAGGGAATGCTGTGGAATAGCATTGCAGAGAGTTAAAGCAGCTGTAAATGAACCATACCATAGTCTGTAATGCAGGATCAGTATAGGATCGGCCATATAAAGCTATAAACTGTAAATGGAGTCCAAAGGTGCAAgtacatatacatgcatacattCCATAAAAAATTAAACACTCCCAGCTGAGAACAAAACAGTTTGTCATTAATTTCCAGGAATTGTGATCCCGCTTCCTATGGCAATGTGACTCTGGTGCTAGTACTGGCTCCGGAGAGCATTACACAATGTCAGGCAGGGGCTCACACCTAAATGAAAACCTATTATTAATAATAAAGGGTTACACAGCCCTGATGTAAAATCACACTTCTCTACACTGATATTAGAGAGTCCCAGGTATTAAAATCGATGTGTGTAACTCAATGTATGTTCGTGCAAACCCTTCAGATGTTGCTAAATTGCTTGAATCAGTGAAATGTAAAAATCAGACCAAAAATATTCCCTCCTTCAACCAGGACATGTAATAACATGTCCTGTATATTCTACAGACTGGCTGAAGATTTTAATATTATATAGCAGGTTGTAAAGGCTTAATCTTCAAGAGGAAAACATATTTTATCTGTAAGAGGACACAGCTGCTTCTAAAGGGTTTATCTGCAGGAGGAGAACATACAGTATATCTTTCTTAAGAGGACACAGCTGCTTGTAAAGGGTCAATCCAAATCTCCAAAGCCATAGCACACAGAAGAGAAGGCTTGTACCTGCTGGATTTACCTCTGCAGCTGAACCACAATATACAGGAATCTAACATTGCTATACAATGTACTGCGATAATACACTACAGCCGCTCTTCTGGATACAGGGACATAGCAGGACGATCCCTCACCAAGAGCAGAGAGAGAACAGAATTCCCTCTcactaaaaatgtaataaaatctaGAACAAATCAAATGATGGAATTGCCCAAAGCCACCAATTAATTTACAGAGCTCACACTTAACCCAAgctggaaaaaaaatggagaccTGGTTGCCAGTGCTGGTTTCCCGTTATTATTGCACGGTTTCTTAAAACCGCCAGACTATGCTCACCATCGCCGACAGTTAATAGTGCAGATAAATAAAATGTCAAGCACTTGGGgtataaagaaaaaattaaaaggTGATGCTTACAGGTACCTGGCTGGAGAGGCCGAAGGTACTGGCCGGACTTTTCTTCTTACTGTTACTGTTGTTTGTGTTGCCCCCTCCAGAGCTCATTGTGCTCCCCCCAGACATCTTCCTTTTCCTCCTCTTATTTGGAGCCTGTCGCGCCGGTTCAGCTGCAGGAATGACACAACACGGGTCAGAATGATACGGATATTCCGCACACGACAGACGCAAAGTGCAGTTGCTATCATTTCTCACCGGGTGGCGCTACCATCCTCTGCCATTTCTGAAATAGACATGTCTTTAAGCAGTCTCTGGGGCTTAAACTGTACGTCTTGTGCCGGGACATGAGCTCCTGCATAGGCTCCAGAATTACACACAGCTGTGAtgaaaaaaaaggcataaaaattagGATAAATGGCCGGGTACACCATACGTGCAACCTGTACAGCTGCTGCACAGGGGGCTAGGAAGTCATGGAGCCCACTGCTTGCAGCCATATAACAGATTCATACACAGCGGGTGCTGGCTTTGCTACACATCTTGCACCTGCAGCTACTGGAGCTCGGATCGCTGCCATTTAAATGCATGGTCAATTGAAACCGTGGCATCCAAGAGGTTAGATAGAGGGAGTGAGCGTCCTCAGCCCCCCAGCTATACTGACCCCCTAACAGGATCACAGAGTGCCGATACATTGTATCAGCAGCGAGGGGGCTAATGAGGGGCGTCATAGAAGGCTGTACCGTAATAAATATAACAAAAATCATTTTGCATCAGTTTGTAAAATATTACaaggttttgtttttatttcaaaatattagaacaaaaaaaaaaaaaagatataaattgaAATTTTCATAAAACGTTTGGACCCGCATAACAAAAGTTTCATTTACGCACTATAAAAAAAGgtaatggtaaataaaaaaatgggTTATTCAGCGACATCCAAAACTACATACTGTCGGGTAAGTGACCTATTCAACAGGTTAAGACAATGTGCACACTGCTGGCTGATCATGCAAGGGTCTCAGCGGCTGTGCGGGACGTAATGTCACCGACAACGAGCACTTCATGTTGAAGACTGTTGATGTTGCCGCATGACCCCTTTAAACAGCGCCCTATAAAATACAATCTGTATGGACCGTGCACCAAGCATAAACAAGACCAGAACCACCAAAACAGGGAATGTttttaaaatacatatatttttatttagAGTCAATAGAAGAACaattaaaatatacaaaaaataaaatataaatatgtaGTATACAATGTATATGTGCACGTATCAAGGTGTACGCAAGAGCATATTATCAATTCAATTTCATATATAAAGAAATGCAATTATTGCGTACGGCAGGTATAATTGTATTGTATATTATACCCCTAAGGACTAAATAAGCATCACACAAGACCATATATTGCACGTACCAATCAAAAGGGTGCTTATATTAAGAAATCTGTATCATAAAGTGTATACAAGTGCATAAAATGTGCAAATAGGCCCTGTAATATTAAACAAGGTGCAAAAGGAATCAAATAACCTGTAAAAAGTGCATAAAGTGCATTGAAGATAAAGTGCTATATTGGAGTGCTATATGCAGATGTTTTCAGAAGTCACTCACTTATAAAAATGGGGGAATATACCTGAAAACCGCCAAGCTCTTGATGCCGTGCACCCCAATGGGTGCCGTACGCAATGATTGCATTTCTTTATATATGAAATTGAATTGATAATATTGCTCTTGCGTACACCTTGATACGTGCACATATACATTGTATACTAcatatttatattttaattttttatgaaTATTTTAATTGTTCTTCTATTGtctctaaataaatatatatatatatatatatatacactcactggccactttattaggtacacctgtccaacttcttgttaacacttaatttctaatcagccaatcacatggcggcaactcagtgcatttaggcatgtagacatggtcaagacaatctcctgcagttcaaaccgagcatcagtatggggaagaaaggtgatttgagtgcctttgaacgtggcatggttgttggtgccagaagggctggtctgagtatttcagaaactgctgatctactgggattttcatgcacaaccatctctagggtttacagagaatggtccgaaaaagaaaaaaaatccagtgaacggcagttctgtgggcgtaaatgccttgttgatgccagaggtcagaggagaatgggcagactggttcgagctgatagaaaggcaacagtgactcaaatcgccacccgttacaaccaaggtaggcctaagagcatctctgaacgcacagtgcgtcgaactttgaggcagatgggctacagcagcagaagaccacaccgggtaccactcctttcagctaagaacaggaaactgaggctacaatttgcacaagctcatcgaaattggacagtagaagattggaaaaacgttgcttggtctgatgagtctcgatttctgctgcgacattcggatggtagggtcagaatttggcgtaaacaacatgaaagcatggatccatcctgccttgtatggagcatctttgggatgtgcagccgacaaatctgcggcaactgtgtgatgccatcatgtccatatggaccaaaatctctgaggaatgcttccagcaccttgttgaatctatgccacgaagaattgaggcagttctgaaggcaaaagggggtccaacccgttactagcatggtgtacctaataaagtggccggtgagtgtgtgtatgtgtgtatgtatatatatatatatatatatatatatatatatatatatatatatatatatatatatatatatatatatatatatatatatatatatatatatatacacacattcccTGTTTTGGAGGTTCTGGGCTTGTTTATGCTTGGAGCATGGTCCATATCTTTTTTAGTGGTCTCCACTATATTTTCTGCACATATGGTGACTCTAGGATATTTAATTACAATTTGAGTATATATGGTTTAAATGAATTTTAAATAATACCTTGGGCATCACTTGTGTGTTTAATTATTAAATTACAATCTGTCCAGCAAATAGCAAGGCCGAtacaaattataaaaaaataaataaataaaaaatttgcggcgcttggggaaaaaaaaaaataaaaaaataaataaataaatatatatatatatatacatacacacatagaaaCACACAAATTACTGGTGgattggcacagctatgaggcatgtTACACAGCACCATGAGCGGATGAAAGGGTCCCAAAGACAGGGCCCCTCAACTGCTGGTGTCCTCCCCTGCTTTGATCCAAGGTGTAAGCCCTAGGTGCAGATAACTGCTGGCACTTCTGCGGACCTCATCGCCATACTTTACTCACCCGGAGGTAGTTGAGCGTAGAGTTCGATAGACCACATCTTGTGATGTTCTTTGACAACTGGTCCAACATTTGGGGGTCCTGGGCCTAAAAAAACCAAATAGAATGGTAGTAGAACCGATCGGTTTTGCAGCAGAACATGCATTCAAGTAAGAAGATAGGACATCACTGACATACGAGGAGCTTTCATGACACCATTTGCCTTAGTAAACATAAATACTGGACTTCGACTTACATGCATGGCTAAGATACTGCGGGGAATGAGTTCTCGATGTTGCCGGATGCTGAAATGCCACGTTTTTATCCTCATCATGTCATCAAACATGAACTCCAGGTATAACCTCCCCTCTACACAAACCTAATGTGAACAGATCAGGTTATACATGGTAACACAGGACGACACAAAATACAAGGCAGCTATACTCACTGATGGCCACTAGATGGCATCATGTGCTTTACAGTTATAG contains:
- the LDB1 gene encoding LIM domain-binding protein 1 isoform X2; the protein is MAEDFDIAGCSSKSFKLYSPKEPPNGNAFPPFHPGTMLDRDVGPTPMYPPTYLEPGIGRHTPYGNQTDYRIFELNKRLQNWTEECDNLWWDAFTTEFFEDDAMLTITFCLEDGPKRYTIGRTLIPRYFRSIFEGGATELYYVLKHPKESFHNNFVSLDCDQCTMVTQHGKPMFTQVCVEGRLYLEFMFDDMMRIKTWHFSIRQHRELIPRSILAMHAQDPQMLDQLSKNITRCGLSNSTLNYLRLCVILEPMQELMSRHKTYSLSPRDCLKTCLFQKWQRMVAPPAEPARQAPNKRRKRKMSGGSTMSSGGGNTNNSNSKKKSPASTFGLSSQVPDVMVVGEPTLMGGEFGDEDERLITRLENTQFDAANGIDDEDSFNNSPALGANSPWNSKPPSSQESKSENPTSQASQ
- the LDB1 gene encoding LIM domain-binding protein 1 isoform X4, which gives rise to MLDRDVGPTPMYPPTYLEPGIGRHTPYGNQTDYRIFELNKRLQNWTEECDNLWWDAFTTEFFEDDAMLTITFCLEDGPKRYTIGRTLIPRYFRSIFEGGATELYYVLKHPKESFHNNFVSLDCDQCTMVTQHGKPMFTQVCVEGRLYLEFMFDDMMRIKTWHFSIRQHRELIPRSILAMHAQDPQMLDQLSKNITRCGLSNSTLNYLRLCVILEPMQELMSRHKTYSLSPRDCLKTCLFQKWQRMVAPPAEPARQAPNKRRKRKMSGGSTMSSGGGNTNNSNSKKKSPASTFGLSSQVPDVMVVGEPTLMGGEFGDEDERLITRLENTQFDAANGIDDEDSFNNSPALGANSPWNSKPPSSQESKSENPTSQASQ
- the LDB1 gene encoding LIM domain-binding protein 1 isoform X5, producing the protein MLDRDVGPTPMYPPTYLEPGIGRHTPYGNQTDYRIFELNKRLQNWTEECDNLWWDAFTTEFFEDDAMLTITFCLEDGPKRYTIGRTLIPRYFRSIFEGGATELYYVLKHPKESFHNNFVSLDCDQCTMVTQHGKPMFTQVCVEGRLYLEFMFDDMMRIKTWHFSIRQHRELIPRSILAMHAQDPQMLDQLSKNITRCGLSNSTLNYLRLCVILEPMQELMSRHKTYSLSPRDCLKTCLFQKWQRMVAPPAEPARQAPNKRRKRKMSGGSTMSSGGGNTNNSNSKKKSPASTFGLSSQDVMVVGEPTLMGGEFGDEDERLITRLENTQFDAANGIDDEDSFNNSPALGANSPWNSKPPSSQESKSENPTSQASQ
- the LDB1 gene encoding LIM domain-binding protein 1 isoform X3, producing MSVGCACPGCSSKSFKLYSPKEPPNGNAFPPFHPGTMLDRDVGPTPMYPPTYLEPGIGRHTPYGNQTDYRIFELNKRLQNWTEECDNLWWDAFTTEFFEDDAMLTITFCLEDGPKRYTIGRTLIPRYFRSIFEGGATELYYVLKHPKESFHNNFVSLDCDQCTMVTQHGKPMFTQVCVEGRLYLEFMFDDMMRIKTWHFSIRQHRELIPRSILAMHAQDPQMLDQLSKNITRCGLSNSTLNYLRLCVILEPMQELMSRHKTYSLSPRDCLKTCLFQKWQRMVAPPAEPARQAPNKRRKRKMSGGSTMSSGGGNTNNSNSKKKSPASTFGLSSQDVMVVGEPTLMGGEFGDEDERLITRLENTQFDAANGIDDEDSFNNSPALGANSPWNSKPPSSQESKSENPTSQASQ
- the LDB1 gene encoding LIM domain-binding protein 1 isoform X1; its protein translation is MSVGCACPGCSSKSFKLYSPKEPPNGNAFPPFHPGTMLDRDVGPTPMYPPTYLEPGIGRHTPYGNQTDYRIFELNKRLQNWTEECDNLWWDAFTTEFFEDDAMLTITFCLEDGPKRYTIGRTLIPRYFRSIFEGGATELYYVLKHPKESFHNNFVSLDCDQCTMVTQHGKPMFTQVCVEGRLYLEFMFDDMMRIKTWHFSIRQHRELIPRSILAMHAQDPQMLDQLSKNITRCGLSNSTLNYLRLCVILEPMQELMSRHKTYSLSPRDCLKTCLFQKWQRMVAPPAEPARQAPNKRRKRKMSGGSTMSSGGGNTNNSNSKKKSPASTFGLSSQVPDVMVVGEPTLMGGEFGDEDERLITRLENTQFDAANGIDDEDSFNNSPALGANSPWNSKPPSSQESKSENPTSQASQ